The sequence TTCTTGTTGTCGAACGGTACGCGGATGCCGGTCTTTTGCTGGATCGCTTTGATCTGGCTCGCCCAGTCGGCCCATTCGGGCGGGCAGTTGTAGCAGATTGCGGTTTCGTCGGCTTGGGCTGCTTGCGGGGCGAGCGCGCCGAGGGCGGCGGTGATTAGCGCGCCAGCGGCGAGCGCGGTGGTGCTGGTGCGCGCGAGGCGGGACCAGAGCGGTTTGAGCGAGTTCAGTGAGGCGCGTGACTGGGGCGACATGAGCGACTTAAGCGACGAAGTGAAGCGTGCGGACGAGCGGATCACTGCGGGTCTCCTGGAGAGGACGAGAGCGGGTGGTTCGGGGTCGAGGTGCGTGAATCGAAAGACATGAATCGAATGACTTGAGTCGAAGGCCGTGAGTCGAAAGACGGGTCAGGCGAACGGTTTTTCCGCGGTGGCCGCCGATGCATGCGGCGACGACGTGGCATCGCGATTCGAAATCGCCGCGATGGTCGCGCCCTGGCGCAAGCTGTGCGGCAAGGTCAGCGTCAGCGAGGTTTCGTTCAACGCTTCGTACGCACCGCCGACGCGCGCCAGCAAGCGCTCCCACGCCGCGCAGCCGATTTCGCGATTCGGCGCGCAGATGCTGGCGAGCGGCGGCGACAGCAGATCGCCCACGGCGAGGCCGTCGAAGCCGAGAATCGACATGTCGTGCGGAATCTGCAGACGCGCGCGGCGCAGGCCGCGCATGACCACCATCGCGAGCAGGTCGTTGCTGCAGAACAGCGCGCTCGGGCGATTCGGCCCGCTGGTCAGATGCGCGAGCACCGACGGCGACAGTTCGTCGGCGTTGAAATCGACTTCGAGCGCGGGCGCGGGGGTGAGGCCGGCCTGCTGCATGGCTTGCGAGTAGCCCAGATGCCGTTGACGCGCGCGGTCGGACGCGGCCAGCGAACCGGCCAGCATCAGGATGCGGCGGTGGCCGTGAGCGATCAGCATGCGTACGCCGTCGTAAGCGGCGAGACGGTTGTCGACCGACACCGACGGACGGCGCACCGTGTCGTTATGCATCAGCACGTAGAGCAGGCCGTCGCGGTCGAGTTCGTCGAGCAGCGGGTGCGTGTCGGCGTCGGACACCGTCAGGATCAGGCCTTCCACGCGATGTTCGCGCAGCGTTTCGATCGCGTGGCGTTCGCGGTCGGCGTCGTACTGCGTGGTCATCAGCATGAGCCGGTAGCCCTGCGCCGACGCGAGTTCGTCGATGCCCTGCAGGCATTCGGCGAACACGGGATTGGCGAGCGTCGGCAGAATCACGCCGATCAGACGCGTGCGCTCGCCACGCAGTTGCCGGCCCAGCGGGCTGGGGCGGAAGTTGAGGGCGTCGATCGATTGACGCACTTTGTCGAGCGTGACGGGATTCACGGTGTGCGGCGCGTTGATCGCGCGCGAGACCGTGGCGATGGAGAAGCCAGCGTGCGCGGCGACATCTTTGATCGTCGGGGTCATGGGGTTCCGCTCGGTTGTAAACGTTTTCGTGAGCGGATTATCGGGAAGCTTTGTGACTTGCGGATGACTTCGAAATTCAGCGCGGCGGGGTGGGGAAGGGTGAGTGGACGTCAGGATTGCGCCGGTTTGGTGCGCTCGCCAGGCAATGGTAGAATTCGCGTCCACGTAAGATTCAACACCCTGCCGGGGTGATGAAATTGGTAAACATAGCGGACTTAAAATCCGCCGCCTCACGGCTTGCCGGTTCAAGTCCGGTCCCCGGCACCACGGGAAATCTCAGCGTTTCCCGTAGTTGATAAAAAACCTCTGCGCTCAGGGGTTTAGCCAGTTTCAAATCCCATCGTTGCTCAACGTTTCCCATTGACACCCATCAGGGTGGGCATCTTTTGGGACGATTCTGTTATGTGAGGACAATCGTTAGGACAGCGCCGGGCTATTCGCAACCAGTTCGCATAACTTCATTGCTGTTCAACTTCCTGCGTTGCCTGCGCGGTCTATTTCGTCATACATTACCGTCGTCCATCGCAATTGAGGGCTGGGTAATGCCTGCATCCTGCTATTTCACGCTTAACAATCAGAAAGTGTCCGCTCTAGTCTGCTCTGGATTCGGAGGAGTGGCTGCGTTTTCAGGCAATAGTCAGCACATCGACAACCCCTCCGATACCTCGGTTGTCGGAGCAGGACCAATCCCGAAGGGACGCTACTACATCATCACGCGCGAACCCGGCGGCCGGCTCGGACGGCTGCGTGACTTCGCTCTCGATATCTGGTCTAAGAGTGAGCGTGCTACGTGGTTCGCGCTGTACGGCGCCGACGGCAAGATTGACGATTGGACGTTCGTGAAGGGCGTGCGGCGCGGCAACTTCCGCCTGCATCCCACCGGCCGCTGGAATGTCAGCGATGGATGTATCACGCTCACATCGCAGGCGCAGTTTGATCGCCTCCGAGGCTACCTGCTATCTCAACCGGCCACGATGATCCCCGGTACGGATATCCCGTACTACGGAACGGTGGAAGTGCGATGAAAAGCATCTTGCGCATGGCTCTCGCGGCCTTGCTTACCCCGCTCGTATTCATCGGTCTTTCGCAGATTGGCCCTCTGGCGCGCTGGGTCGGTAGCGATGCGGCGTGGACGGCATTGGCGCCATTGTTTCGTCTGTTCCGAACAGCTGGCACTGAGGGTGAGGAAAATGTGTTGTTGGGCGCATTGCTTACCGCGAGCTTTATTATCGCTGCGATTATCGTCTGGATGGCGTCAGCTCTGATTCGACACTTCAGAACTCGGCAGGCTTCTCACTGATTCCAAGCTTGACTGAGGGGCCTAGGCTCCAGGGATATTGTCGATGCCAGAGCCATGCGAATGAAGTTATAGGTGAGTGAGCTTTCGTGGCGCTTTCTGGATCGCCTCCATGTACGCGGTGGCGATTTCCCTCATCTCTACCCATCCAACCGATCCACCAACGCAAACGGAATACTCTCCGCAAACAACTCCCGATCCCCCGTCGCACTCGTCTGCGTATTCAACTGCAACGCGAAGTTAAACCCAGGACTCCGCGTGCTAGTAGTGCGTTCCTTAACCTTCAACTCAATCGGCATCCACGAAGCCGGATCGTTCAGAATCCCATCCACCTTCGCATCGATCTGCTGATGTCCCGCCGCCGTCTCCGCCGGCGGCAACTGCTTCGACATCGCCGCCAGCAAATCGAGTTGTTTGGCCGCGCCTCGCTTAAGCCGGTACCGATGAAAGTAAGTCTGATTCGGGCGCCGGTTCGCCTTCACATCACCGAGATGCCGATCAAGCCGTTCCTCTGCAACCGCACGCGCGGGTGGTTGCTGTGGCGCCGGTCGACCATTCAGCTGCGCGTCCTGACGCTCAGC is a genomic window of Paraburkholderia bryophila containing:
- a CDS encoding LacI family DNA-binding transcriptional regulator, which encodes MTPTIKDVAAHAGFSIATVSRAINAPHTVNPVTLDKVRQSIDALNFRPSPLGRQLRGERTRLIGVILPTLANPVFAECLQGIDELASAQGYRLMLMTTQYDADRERHAIETLREHRVEGLILTVSDADTHPLLDELDRDGLLYVLMHNDTVRRPSVSVDNRLAAYDGVRMLIAHGHRRILMLAGSLAASDRARQRHLGYSQAMQQAGLTPAPALEVDFNADELSPSVLAHLTSGPNRPSALFCSNDLLAMVVMRGLRRARLQIPHDMSILGFDGLAVGDLLSPPLASICAPNREIGCAAWERLLARVGGAYEALNETSLTLTLPHSLRQGATIAAISNRDATSSPHASAATAEKPFA
- a CDS encoding DUF2778 domain-containing protein, with the translated sequence MPASCYFTLNNQKVSALVCSGFGGVAAFSGNSQHIDNPSDTSVVGAGPIPKGRYYIITREPGGRLGRLRDFALDIWSKSERATWFALYGADGKIDDWTFVKGVRRGNFRLHPTGRWNVSDGCITLTSQAQFDRLRGYLLSQPATMIPGTDIPYYGTVEVR